A genome region from Pseudomonas sp. N3-W includes the following:
- the mdcA gene encoding malonate decarboxylase subunit alpha, translating to MTTTISPDSRWTRRRSEKQRRLGLVKHLADGVVLPTDKIVAALEALILPGDRVVLEGNNQKQADFLSRSLVKADPGKLHDLHMIMPSVGRSEHLDLFERGIARKLDFSFAGTQSLRISQLLEDGLLEIGAIHTYIELYARLVVDLIPNVVLSAGFMADRAGNIYTGPSTEDSPALIEPAAFSDGIVIVQVNQLVDDVTDLPRVDIPASWVDFVVVADKPFYIEPLFTRDPRHIKPVHVLMAMMAIRGIYEKHNVQSLNHGIGFNTAAIELILPTYGESLGLKGKICRNWTLNPHPTLIPAIESGWVESVHCFGTELGMENYIAARPDVFFTGRDGSLRSNRMFCQLAGQYAVDLFIGATLQVDGDGHSSTVTRGRLAGFGGAPNMGHDPRGRRHGTPAWLDMRHDDAPEALLERGKKLVVQMVETFQEGGKPTFVETLDAIEVARKSGMPLAPIMIYGDDVTHLLTEEGIAYLYKARSLEERQAMIAAVAGVTAIGLRHNPKDTARMRREGLIALPEDLGIRRTDATRELLAAKSVADLVEWSGGLYNPPAKFRSW from the coding sequence ATGACAACAACAATTTCCCCCGACTCGCGATGGACGCGGCGGCGCAGCGAGAAGCAGCGGCGTCTGGGGTTGGTCAAGCATCTTGCCGACGGTGTGGTGCTGCCCACCGACAAGATCGTCGCCGCGCTGGAGGCACTGATCCTGCCGGGCGATCGGGTGGTGCTGGAGGGCAATAACCAGAAGCAGGCGGACTTCCTCTCTCGCTCCCTGGTCAAGGCCGATCCCGGCAAGCTGCACGACCTGCACATGATCATGCCCAGCGTCGGCCGCTCCGAGCACCTGGACCTGTTCGAACGCGGCATTGCCCGCAAGCTCGATTTTTCCTTCGCCGGCACCCAGAGCCTGCGCATCAGCCAGTTGCTGGAAGATGGCCTGCTGGAAATCGGCGCGATCCACACCTACATCGAACTCTACGCACGACTGGTGGTGGACCTGATCCCCAACGTCGTACTCTCGGCCGGTTTCATGGCCGACCGCGCCGGCAATATCTACACCGGCCCGAGCACCGAAGACTCGCCGGCATTGATCGAACCGGCGGCGTTCAGCGACGGCATTGTCATCGTCCAGGTCAACCAGTTGGTCGACGACGTCACCGACCTGCCGCGGGTGGATATCCCGGCCTCCTGGGTCGATTTCGTGGTGGTGGCCGACAAGCCGTTCTATATCGAGCCGCTGTTCACCCGCGACCCACGGCACATCAAGCCTGTGCACGTATTGATGGCGATGATGGCGATCCGCGGGATCTACGAAAAACACAACGTCCAGTCCCTGAACCACGGCATCGGTTTCAACACCGCGGCCATCGAGCTGATCCTGCCAACCTACGGCGAATCCCTGGGCCTCAAAGGCAAAATCTGCCGCAACTGGACGCTTAATCCCCACCCGACCTTGATCCCGGCCATTGAAAGCGGCTGGGTCGAAAGCGTGCACTGCTTCGGCACCGAACTGGGGATGGAAAACTACATCGCCGCCCGGCCCGATGTGTTCTTCACCGGCCGCGATGGCTCGCTGCGATCCAACCGGATGTTCTGCCAACTGGCCGGGCAATATGCGGTGGACCTGTTCATCGGCGCGACCCTGCAAGTCGATGGCGACGGCCATTCTTCCACCGTGACGCGTGGCCGTCTGGCCGGTTTCGGCGGGGCACCGAACATGGGCCACGACCCGCGTGGTCGCCGCCATGGCACCCCGGCCTGGCTCGATATGCGCCACGACGACGCACCCGAAGCCTTGCTCGAACGCGGGAAAAAACTCGTGGTGCAAATGGTCGAGACGTTCCAGGAGGGCGGCAAGCCGACCTTCGTTGAAACCCTCGACGCAATCGAAGTGGCGAGGAAAAGCGGCATGCCGCTGGCGCCGATCATGATCTACGGCGACGACGTCACGCACCTGTTGACCGAAGAAGGCATCGCCTATCTGTACAAGGCGCGTTCGTTGGAAGAGCGTCAGGCGATGATCGCCGCCGTCGCTGGCGTCACCGCCATCGGCCTGCGCCACAACCCCAAAGACACCGCCCGCATGCGCCGCGAAGGCCTGATCGCCTTGCCCGAAGACCTGGGCATCCGCCGCACCGACGCGACCCGAGAACTGCTGGCGGCCAAAAGCGTGGCCGATCTGGTGGAGTGGTCCGGTGGCCTCTACAACCCGCCCGCCAAATTCAGGAGCTGGTAA